From the Lysobacter sp. FW306-1B-D06B genome, one window contains:
- the tig gene encoding trigger factor — MQVSVESLGNLERRMTFSLPADRLEAVIGGRLREISRGAKIKGFRPGKVPAKVIEQRFGAQVRAEALDGLLREGFSNAVRQEALQIAGNPQIAPAPGSDDQLSYVATFEVVPDFGDIDVTKLNVVRHTAEVTDTDIDAMIENLRLQRRTWNAVDREAGTGDAVEIETFSQVGDERLPAEGVERGATIIGSAAMFPAIESALVGMKADDEKAVDVEFPADWRVPAFAGKTVKVNLKATKVSEPVLPEVDAAFIKSFGVRSGDADQFRVDIRSNLERELKGALMTRLRREVGEQLIAAYTHVEMPPKLVEGEARDMARQTIETARRQGRPIGEIPADAHVGFMDAARKRVLVGLLVGEIARRNELRLESKRVTETLNLIASTYEEPQQVIELYRNDPQLMNGLQARVMEEQVIDWIAERAQHTEQALAFNEAIRQ; from the coding sequence ATGCAAGTTTCGGTCGAATCGCTCGGCAACCTCGAACGTCGCATGACTTTCAGCCTTCCGGCGGATCGTCTGGAAGCCGTGATCGGCGGCCGCCTGCGCGAAATCTCGCGTGGTGCCAAGATCAAGGGGTTCCGTCCCGGCAAGGTGCCGGCCAAGGTGATCGAGCAGCGCTTCGGCGCGCAGGTCCGCGCCGAGGCCCTCGATGGCCTGCTGCGCGAAGGTTTCAGCAACGCCGTCCGCCAGGAAGCGCTGCAGATTGCGGGCAATCCGCAGATCGCGCCGGCCCCGGGCTCGGACGACCAGCTCTCGTACGTGGCGACCTTCGAGGTCGTGCCGGACTTCGGCGACATCGACGTGACCAAGCTCAACGTCGTGCGCCACACCGCCGAAGTGACCGACACCGACATCGACGCGATGATCGAGAACCTGCGCCTGCAGCGTCGCACCTGGAACGCGGTCGATCGCGAAGCCGGCACCGGCGACGCCGTCGAGATCGAAACCTTCTCGCAGGTGGGCGATGAGCGCCTGCCGGCCGAGGGTGTCGAGCGTGGCGCGACCATCATCGGTTCGGCTGCCATGTTCCCGGCGATCGAATCGGCGCTGGTGGGCATGAAGGCCGACGACGAGAAGGCGGTGGACGTCGAGTTCCCGGCCGACTGGCGCGTGCCGGCGTTCGCTGGCAAGACGGTCAAGGTCAACCTGAAGGCCACGAAGGTTTCCGAGCCCGTGCTGCCGGAAGTGGACGCTGCCTTCATCAAGAGCTTTGGCGTGCGCAGCGGTGATGCCGACCAGTTCCGCGTCGACATCCGCAGCAACCTGGAGCGCGAGCTGAAGGGCGCGCTGATGACCCGCCTGCGTCGCGAAGTCGGCGAACAGCTCATCGCCGCCTACACACATGTCGAAATGCCGCCCAAGCTGGTCGAGGGCGAGGCGCGCGACATGGCCCGCCAGACCATCGAAACCGCACGTCGCCAGGGCCGTCCCATCGGCGAAATCCCGGCCGATGCGCACGTGGGCTTCATGGACGCCGCGCGCAAGCGCGTGCTGGTCGGCCTGCTGGTGGGCGAGATCGCCCGTCGCAACGAGCTGCGCCTGGAGTCCAAGCGCGTGACCGAGACGCTGAACCTGATCGCCTCGACCTATGAAGAGCCGCAGCAGGTCATCGAGCTGTACCGCAACGACCCGCAGCTGATGAACGGCCTGCAGGCCCGCGTGATGGAAGAGCAGGTGATCGACTGGATCGCCGAGCGCGCCCAGCACACCGAGCAGGCGCTGGCGTTCAACGAAGCGATCCGCCAGTAA
- a CDS encoding Bax inhibitor-1/YccA family protein, producing MIGRSGNPALKEGTFLDLSSGTVVQRDGATMTLNGTVNKTGLLLLLCVLTAAFAWSQVQFTAEGPVGAMPYVLGGAIGGLVFALATIFKKEWAPVTAPMYALTEGFFLGAISAIFEHRFPGIVMQAVLLTFGTLFALLFAYRSGLIRATENFKLGVVAATGGIALVYLASFVLSFFGVRIPFIHESGLIGIGFSLFVVVIAALNLVLDFDFIETGVEQNAPKYMEWYGAFGLMVTLVWLYVEFLRLLSKLQSRN from the coding sequence ATGATCGGACGCAGCGGCAATCCCGCATTGAAGGAAGGCACCTTCCTGGACCTTTCCAGCGGCACGGTGGTCCAGCGCGATGGCGCGACGATGACGCTCAACGGCACGGTCAACAAGACCGGCCTGCTTCTGCTGCTGTGCGTGCTCACCGCCGCGTTCGCCTGGAGCCAGGTGCAGTTCACCGCGGAGGGCCCGGTCGGCGCGATGCCCTACGTCCTGGGCGGCGCGATCGGCGGCCTGGTGTTCGCGCTGGCGACGATCTTCAAGAAGGAATGGGCGCCGGTGACCGCGCCGATGTACGCGCTCACCGAAGGCTTCTTCCTGGGCGCCATCTCGGCGATCTTCGAACACCGCTTCCCGGGCATCGTGATGCAGGCGGTCCTGCTGACTTTCGGCACGCTGTTCGCGCTGCTCTTCGCGTACCGCTCGGGCCTGATTCGCGCCACCGAGAACTTCAAGCTCGGCGTGGTCGCCGCCACGGGCGGCATCGCCCTGGTCTACCTGGCTTCGTTCGTGCTGTCGTTCTTCGGCGTGCGCATTCCTTTCATCCACGAATCCGGACTGATCGGTATTGGCTTCAGCCTGTTCGTGGTGGTGATCGCGGCGCTGAATCTGGTGCTGGACTTCGACTTCATCGAGACCGGCGTCGAGCAGAACGCGCCCAAGTACATGGAGTGGTACGGCGCGTTCGGCCTGATGGTCACGCTGGTGTGGCTGTACGTGGAGTTCCTGCGCCTGCTGTCGAAGCTGCAGTCGCGCAACTGA
- a CDS encoding Na+/H+ antiporter NhaC family protein: protein MNQTVRPSAIALAPLLVFLGLFFGAGLYFTSHGEAMGFYQLRAPVAILPALALAAFIAWRRGLKPLETLIEGMGDHNVVLMCLIFLLAGGFVEVSKAIGAVDAIVALGIGHLHPALLLPGLFVVAGFISLSLGTSMGTIAAVAPIALGVSDASGLDRALVLGAVIGGATFGDNLSVISDTAIVASRTQGCTMREKFRENLKFALPAALLTVVVLGFIGETAPVQTLEPVSPWLIVPYVIVLGLAMAGVDVIIVLSLGLVIAGVFGAFFADEFGVAAYATHIWEGFESMVEIILLSLLVGGLGALMKATGGLAWLAQVIGKFARGHKSRRAGEVSIATLSATTDVFTANNTVAILISGGLARDIAQQHGVPPARAASVLDIFACVTQGVLPYGAQILLAASLGAVSPLALAGSVHYSWLLGAITITAMLWPARKVAPAHAAD from the coding sequence ATGAATCAGACCGTCCGGCCGAGCGCCATCGCGCTGGCGCCGCTGCTGGTATTCCTGGGGCTGTTCTTCGGCGCCGGCCTGTACTTCACCAGCCACGGCGAAGCGATGGGCTTCTACCAGCTGCGCGCCCCCGTCGCGATCCTGCCGGCGTTGGCGCTGGCAGCGTTCATCGCGTGGCGGCGCGGACTGAAGCCGCTGGAGACGCTCATCGAAGGCATGGGCGACCACAATGTCGTGCTGATGTGCCTGATCTTCCTGCTCGCCGGTGGCTTCGTGGAGGTGTCCAAGGCGATCGGCGCGGTGGACGCGATCGTCGCGCTCGGCATCGGGCACCTGCATCCGGCGCTGCTGCTGCCGGGGTTGTTCGTGGTGGCGGGTTTCATCTCGCTGTCGTTGGGCACTTCGATGGGCACCATCGCCGCGGTGGCGCCGATCGCGCTGGGCGTGTCCGACGCGTCGGGCCTGGATCGCGCGCTGGTGCTGGGCGCAGTCATCGGCGGTGCGACCTTCGGCGACAACCTTTCGGTGATCTCCGACACGGCGATCGTCGCCAGCCGCACGCAGGGCTGCACGATGCGGGAGAAGTTCCGCGAGAACCTGAAGTTCGCACTGCCCGCCGCGCTGTTGACCGTGGTCGTGCTGGGTTTCATCGGCGAAACCGCGCCGGTGCAGACGCTTGAGCCCGTGTCACCGTGGCTGATCGTGCCGTATGTGATCGTGCTCGGACTGGCCATGGCGGGTGTGGACGTGATCATCGTCCTCAGCCTGGGCCTGGTGATCGCGGGTGTGTTCGGAGCGTTCTTCGCCGACGAGTTCGGCGTCGCCGCCTACGCCACGCACATCTGGGAAGGCTTCGAGAGCATGGTGGAGATCATCCTGCTCTCGCTGCTGGTCGGCGGACTCGGCGCGCTGATGAAGGCGACCGGCGGGCTGGCATGGCTGGCGCAGGTGATCGGCAAGTTCGCGCGTGGACACAAGAGCCGCCGCGCAGGCGAGGTGAGCATCGCCACGCTGTCGGCCACGACGGACGTGTTCACTGCGAACAACACCGTCGCGATCCTCATCAGCGGCGGGCTTGCGCGCGACATCGCGCAGCAGCACGGCGTGCCTCCCGCGCGCGCAGCGAGCGTGCTCGATATCTTCGCCTGCGTGACGCAGGGCGTGTTGCCGTACGGCGCGCAGATCCTGCTGGCGGCGTCGCTGGGTGCGGTATCGCCACTGGCCCTGGCCGGGAGCGTGCATTACAGCTGGTTGCTGGGTGCCATCACGATCACGGCGATGCTCTGGCCGGCGCGCAAGGTCGCGCCGGCGCATGCGGCCGACTGA
- a CDS encoding isocitrate dehydrogenase has product MTQTITVIRGDGIGPEIMDATLHVLDSMNLGLQYEFADAGLVALEKHGELLPQATLDSIRKNRIALKSPLTTPVGEGFSSINVELRKRFDLYANVRPAKSFPNTKSRFADGVDLITVRENTEGAYIGEGQSLSEDGETALLTQKVTRRGSERIVRYAFELARKTGRKKVTVVHKANILKSTSGLFLKTARAVAAEYPDIECNEMIVDNTCMQLVMRPEQFDIIVTTNLFGDIISDLCAGLVGGLGLAPGANIGTDAAIFEAVHGTAPDIAGQGKANPCALLLGAAQMLDHLGECEKAERLRAAIIATLEAKDSLTPDLGGSGNTMSFAKAIASRI; this is encoded by the coding sequence ATGACGCAGACGATTACGGTCATCCGTGGCGATGGCATTGGCCCGGAGATCATGGACGCCACCTTGCACGTCCTGGACTCGATGAACCTCGGGTTGCAGTACGAATTCGCCGATGCCGGCCTGGTCGCGCTGGAAAAGCACGGCGAACTGCTCCCGCAGGCCACGCTCGATTCCATCCGCAAGAACCGCATCGCGCTGAAGTCGCCGCTGACCACGCCGGTGGGCGAGGGCTTCAGCTCGATCAACGTCGAACTGCGCAAGCGCTTCGACCTGTACGCCAACGTGCGTCCGGCCAAGTCGTTCCCGAACACCAAATCGCGCTTCGCCGACGGCGTGGACCTGATCACCGTGCGCGAGAACACCGAAGGTGCGTACATCGGTGAAGGCCAGTCGCTCTCGGAAGACGGCGAAACCGCGCTGCTCACGCAGAAGGTGACCCGCCGCGGCTCCGAGCGCATCGTGCGCTACGCCTTCGAACTGGCCCGCAAGACCGGCCGCAAGAAGGTCACCGTCGTGCACAAGGCCAACATCCTGAAGTCGACGTCGGGCCTGTTCCTCAAGACCGCGCGTGCGGTGGCGGCGGAATACCCGGACATCGAGTGCAACGAGATGATCGTGGACAACACCTGCATGCAGCTGGTGATGCGTCCGGAGCAGTTCGACATCATCGTCACCACCAACCTGTTCGGCGACATCATCTCCGACCTGTGCGCCGGCCTCGTCGGCGGCCTGGGCCTGGCGCCGGGCGCGAACATCGGTACCGATGCGGCGATCTTCGAAGCCGTGCACGGCACCGCGCCGGACATCGCGGGGCAGGGCAAGGCCAATCCATGCGCGCTGCTGCTGGGCGCCGCGCAGATGCTCGACCACCTGGGCGAGTGCGAGAAGGCCGAGCGCCTGCGCGCGGCGATCATCGCCACGCTGGAAGCGAAGGACTCGTTGACCCCGGACCTGGGCGGCAGCGGCAACACCATGTCGTTCGCCAAGGCGATCGCCAGCCGGATCTGA
- a CDS encoding carboxymuconolactone decarboxylase family protein → MSTENDRVAEFTAFRKRMNERILAEPNQVVRRFFALDTQTYQAGALDVKTKELLGLVASMVLRCDDCISYHVAQCKEAGVNRDEMFEAFSVGLVVGGSIVIPHLRRAVDFLDRLEQGEAAAPAGHDHG, encoded by the coding sequence ATGAGCACCGAAAACGACCGCGTCGCCGAATTCACCGCGTTCCGCAAGCGCATGAACGAGCGCATCCTGGCCGAACCCAACCAGGTCGTGCGCCGCTTCTTCGCACTGGACACGCAGACCTATCAGGCCGGCGCGCTGGATGTGAAGACCAAGGAACTGCTCGGGCTGGTCGCCTCGATGGTGCTGCGCTGCGACGACTGCATCAGTTACCACGTCGCCCAATGCAAGGAAGCCGGCGTGAACCGAGACGAGATGTTCGAGGCGTTCTCGGTGGGGCTGGTGGTGGGCGGCTCGATCGTGATCCCGCACCTGCGCCGCGCCGTGGACTTCCTGGACCGCCTGGAGCAAGGCGAAGCCGCTGCGCCGGCCGGGCACGACCACGGCTGA
- the grxC gene encoding glutaredoxin 3, with protein sequence MTHPATAPGAPAPEIVIYTTAICPYCVAAKNFLKSKGQSWTEIRIDLDPAQRETMLARARRTSVPQIFIGQTHVGGYDDMIALHRAGGLEPLLGVSARQA encoded by the coding sequence TTGACCCATCCCGCCACCGCGCCGGGCGCTCCGGCGCCCGAGATCGTCATCTATACCACCGCGATCTGCCCGTACTGTGTCGCCGCCAAGAACTTCCTCAAGAGCAAGGGCCAGTCGTGGACCGAGATCCGCATCGACCTGGACCCGGCCCAGCGCGAGACGATGCTGGCGCGCGCCCGGCGCACCAGCGTTCCGCAGATTTTCATCGGCCAGACGCACGTGGGCGGCTATGACGACATGATCGCCCTGCATCGCGCCGGCGGGCTGGAACCGTTGCTGGGCGTGTCGGCGCGTCAAGCCTGA
- a CDS encoding M48 family metalloprotease → MGPPGPEGVHLRRTALLTAALTLAVASLCAPAQEANLPDIGSSAGELLTPRQQEEYGAMMLAQLRHYDYLLEDPLIDSWLETLGTRLAANSDKPKQPFTFFMLRERQINAFATLGGYIGVNSGLILAADKEDEVAGVLSHEIAHVTQQHVLRGAERAQRDQLPILLAMLGAIVAAQASNSNSSDDAAQAAMAGAMGLMQQRQINYTRSNESEADRLGIQTLARSDYDPEAMADFFTIMQARSRSNGANYWGESPDWLMTHPVTITRITEAKDRAARIRREQGTSEVCVRDPSGPAQCEKETAPRPHFPSDGAVNPLLPPTLQANLGTAFGPGGTGRFDYARERLRVLSANTPSEAIREYERMGDAGKQTDAQRYGLAFARLRANQPAVAATALGDLLQKNPGDVWITLALAEAEARSGKRDSADARFEALLRQTPHNRAIVLSYADVLAERDTPQAGKRAQEILRPLLGSSANDATFQRVFARACEMAGDPVRAGEAYAEAAYLNGRPEQALVQLNTLKRRSDLDYYARARIEARIAAITPTVLELKRQGIRDEDLRRQ, encoded by the coding sequence ATCGGGCCGCCGGGTCCAGAGGGAGTCCACTTGCGCCGCACCGCCCTGCTCACCGCCGCTCTCACCCTTGCCGTCGCCAGCCTGTGCGCGCCGGCGCAAGAAGCCAACCTGCCCGACATCGGCTCGTCGGCGGGCGAACTGCTGACCCCACGGCAGCAGGAAGAGTACGGCGCGATGATGCTGGCGCAGCTGCGGCACTACGACTATCTGCTTGAAGACCCGCTGATCGACAGCTGGCTGGAAACCCTCGGCACCCGACTTGCGGCCAACAGCGACAAGCCCAAGCAGCCCTTCACCTTCTTCATGTTGCGCGAACGGCAGATCAACGCCTTCGCCACGTTGGGCGGGTACATCGGCGTGAATTCCGGGCTGATCCTGGCGGCCGACAAGGAGGACGAAGTGGCCGGCGTGCTCTCGCACGAAATCGCCCACGTCACCCAGCAGCACGTCCTGCGCGGCGCCGAGCGCGCGCAGCGCGACCAGTTGCCGATCCTGCTGGCGATGCTCGGTGCGATCGTGGCCGCCCAGGCATCCAACAGCAATTCCTCCGACGACGCCGCACAGGCTGCGATGGCCGGCGCCATGGGCCTGATGCAGCAGCGCCAGATCAACTACACCCGCTCCAACGAATCCGAAGCGGACCGCCTGGGCATCCAGACTCTGGCGCGCAGCGATTACGACCCGGAGGCGATGGCGGACTTCTTCACCATCATGCAGGCGCGCTCGCGCAGCAACGGCGCCAACTACTGGGGCGAATCGCCGGACTGGCTGATGACGCACCCGGTCACCATCACCCGCATCACCGAGGCCAAGGACCGCGCGGCGCGCATCCGCCGCGAGCAGGGCACCTCCGAGGTCTGCGTGCGCGATCCAAGCGGCCCGGCCCAGTGCGAGAAGGAAACCGCTCCACGCCCGCATTTCCCGAGCGACGGCGCGGTCAATCCGCTGCTGCCGCCCACCCTGCAGGCCAACCTCGGCACGGCTTTCGGCCCGGGCGGCACCGGCCGTTTCGACTACGCCCGCGAGCGCCTGCGCGTGCTCAGTGCGAATACGCCCAGTGAGGCCATCCGCGAGTACGAGCGCATGGGCGATGCCGGCAAACAAACCGACGCCCAGCGCTACGGCCTGGCCTTCGCCCGGCTTCGCGCCAACCAGCCCGCGGTCGCGGCCACGGCGCTGGGTGATCTGTTGCAGAAGAATCCCGGCGATGTCTGGATCACCCTCGCGCTGGCCGAAGCCGAAGCCAGGTCCGGCAAGCGCGACTCGGCCGATGCCCGCTTCGAAGCCCTGCTGCGCCAGACGCCGCACAACCGCGCGATCGTCCTGAGCTATGCCGACGTGCTGGCCGAACGCGACACCCCGCAGGCCGGGAAGCGCGCCCAGGAAATCCTCCGCCCCCTGCTGGGCAGCTCGGCCAACGATGCGACCTTCCAGCGGGTATTCGCACGTGCGTGCGAGATGGCGGGCGACCCCGTCCGCGCCGGCGAGGCGTATGCCGAGGCTGCGTACCTGAACGGACGGCCGGAGCAGGCGCTGGTCCAGCTGAACACGCTGAAGCGCCGTTCCGACCTCGACTATTACGCCCGCGCCCGGATCGAAGCGCGGATCGCGGCGATCACGCCGACGGTGCTGGAACTCAAGCGCCAGGGCATCCGGGACGAAGACCTGCGCCGCCAGTAA
- the phoB gene encoding phosphate regulon transcriptional regulator PhoB — protein sequence MQKRILIVEDEPAIRDMVSFALRKGEYEPVHAGDAREAQAAIADRVPDLILLDWMLPGTSGLELARRWRKDQLTREVPIIMLTARGEENDRVGGLEAGVDDYVVKPFSARELLARIRAVLRRSREDDEDGSVAVGPLRIDGAAHRVFAHAAEGDQPVQIGPTEYRLLHFFMTHPERVYTRTQLLDHVWGGSVYVEERTVDVHIRRLRKTLEPHQLDGMVQTVRGAGYRFSASVEA from the coding sequence GTGCAGAAGCGCATCCTGATCGTCGAAGACGAACCCGCCATTCGTGACATGGTGTCCTTCGCCCTGCGCAAGGGCGAGTACGAGCCGGTGCATGCCGGCGACGCCCGCGAGGCGCAGGCCGCCATCGCCGACCGCGTGCCGGACCTGATCCTGCTGGACTGGATGCTGCCCGGCACCAGCGGCCTGGAACTCGCCCGCCGTTGGCGCAAGGACCAGCTGACGCGCGAGGTGCCCATCATCATGCTCACCGCCCGCGGCGAGGAGAACGACCGCGTCGGCGGCCTGGAAGCAGGCGTGGACGATTACGTGGTCAAGCCCTTCTCCGCGCGCGAACTGCTGGCGCGCATCCGCGCCGTGCTGCGCCGCTCGCGCGAGGACGACGAGGACGGCAGCGTGGCCGTTGGCCCGCTGCGCATCGACGGCGCGGCCCACCGCGTGTTCGCCCACGCCGCCGAGGGCGACCAGCCGGTGCAGATCGGCCCCACCGAGTACCGCCTGCTCCACTTCTTCATGACCCACCCCGAGCGCGTCTACACCCGCACCCAGCTGCTCGACCACGTCTGGGGCGGCAGCGTCTACGTGGAGGAACGCACGGTCGACGTGCACATCCGCCGCCTGCGCAAAACGCTGGAACCGCATCAACTCGACGGCATGGTGCAGACGGTGCGCGGCGCGGGTTATCGCTTTTCGGCCTCGGTGGAGGCGTGA